TTTGGCGtcatccttttttttttttttttttttcggtcTTTGCAGTCTTTGGAAAAGTAGGTCAGCTGAAAGTCAAATGGTCGCTTCAGAAGACAAGGGAACGAGTCAAAAattgtcatcctttgttaaattgCGTTTCTTTGATAAGTCATGATTATTTAAACACAACGTACAGAATCATAaacactatgtgttgttgatccaaaggtTTAATTTGGATTTCCTGTTGAAATTGTATTCCGTTGATGATCATATTCTATCAATGACATGTACACATAACACAAATGTTTACCTTTTTCTTCTATATCCTGAGGAACACGAAGTAGCCCGAACAGCTTGAGGGAGCCAAATAACAGTAGGGAGAACACTAACGTCCAAGCTATAATGGCACCAAGTCCGCAAAACTGCCACAGTAGTTTCTGGAGCAGGGGAAAAGGCAATGATAAATTTTTCAACGCTACCAGTAAAACTCCTCAATGCATTTACTTGTCATCGAATGTACAAAAATGTTGGCAGAAATGCTTGCTTTTGATACTTTCTCACACTTTTGCCAAGTGGTACTTACATAGCCTGACCGCTGGTCCCAGTTCAGTAAGATGCCCTCTTCTCTGTCTAGGAATGCAATACTGATGACACCCCACAAACCGCCACCGAAATGtactgaaagaaaaaaaagggtCAGTATTACTTAGCAGGtaggtacattatttcaatgttttatactAGTACGGCAGTGTCAATGACgaattcaaatttaaaagttCATTTGAAACCTAAACAACATCAATAATGAAGTCAGAGGTTCGACATCTTATCTTATTAAAGAGTTCCAGAGTTCCACATTTTAGATCAACAGAGTAGGTTTAACcttaatattacagaaaacatgatCTGATGAATTTTTGTATTTTAGGTCGGCAAATTTGCAtagatggtatatttcaagctcaaatgtCTAAAAAAAGTAGTTTAACACCCATTGTTCTTTACAAGATTTGACATTtgcatgaaaaatgcaagaaaataaaaccTGTTAGAAGAAATTACATTGGTTTTCCCAGAATTATGGACCTATCTTAAGAACAATCAATTGGTAGCTTTACTATTGCGTCtactttattttcttctttataGAAGTGCTGACATAGGGTTTATTCAAAGCGACACATGGTTAATTCCTTTAGCTCTCGTTGTATTGTTGTTAAAATTGAACtattaaagataaattcatGTATAGCATAACAAGATTAGCAAAAACGTTAAAATAAGTTTGACCAAAAGTCGATATAGCATATCAATGTTTGACTATCACGACGTAACCATGAAAATCAGGAATTCTGAATGAATTGAATCAAGTAACTTCACAGATACCACTAACCAGCTACTGCGTCCAGTGGATCATCTATCCGGAGTTTCCTCATCAGCCATGACCAGATTGTGTACGATATCGAGGCAAAAACTCCCACAATGCAAGCTCCCCATGGCTGCATCCGGTTACAGCCGGCACATGCAGCTACCTGTAAAATAAGTCTTCTTTGagtttttattcttattttatcATGACCCCACTATATAGGGAAGTTTGATTTCGTTGAGTAACCATTTAACAACAGTTATCACGGAGAGCTCAGTCAACTGGGTATAAAGACAGTCGTGGGAAGATGATACACAAAGAACAATTTTGATCGGGGAAcgaacatcctcgatactccatgggttactatcattgttgTTTTATCCACACCTGGAATATGTCACAGTAAAACGGTCACAGGGTACTACAGAGTcttcttttaaatatttaccgAGAGCGACGCTCAACTTCACAGTCATACAAGTCATGGCACTGCTTTGTTTACATGCAAAGACGGTATGAttggtatatacatttttctaGATATGGAGTTTTATTTCAAGGCATTTCATGGGTAGACAAATCCGCGGTTAGTCTATGGTAAGCgatttcatttttaacatttgcGATTGTCTATACAACGAACATTTAAATAAACAGTAATAAAAAGACGACGCCTTCAAGCGGCACTATATGTTAAAATTCCATTTAATGACATCCTTGAATACGAATGGTAAGTTGAACAAGTGAGCGTCCCAGTGATATTTCAAAATTAGATTCGTTATATTACGTAAGCTCCTATTGAATAATTGACTCAGTTTGCTTATGAATATTACTTTGATTGATATTAGAAGAATCGTTGCGACTTGCAATGCACGAATGCCCCTCGCTGTTACCAGTGTGGGCTCTTTGATGAGGCTGACAATAAGATATTACAAAACTTACCATGCCTGCAAGCGCCCCGTTGATAGTGACTAGAAGACTCCAGCTGTTGCCAAGGCCGGGAAGGATGCGGTTGATGAGCAAGGAACCAAAGGCAGCGAAGGATGCAGATATAATAGTATTGACAATAGATAGAGCGACAGCCTCGCCGTCACCAGGGTTACTGATAGCCAGCTGTGAGCCGCCATTAAACGCCAGGAAACCGAAAAACAGGATAAAACCTCCCAATGCAGCTATctgttttatcaaaacaaatatatatcatagttCATCTCTCTCAATGTCATAGTTCATCTCTCTCAATATCATGGTTACATAATTATTGATAAACTTAAAAACGATATTCCACATTACATCTTTCTTAGGTAGGagttgattgtgatgtcatgtgagTGTCTACAAGTACAACGTCAcatattttagagaaaacgacgtgagtgtttcgctcataaaataatgacgtcacaatcgatattATGTTAAGACAGAATGTGTTCAGTATACCAAATTATGAAATGGCCAAACTAAAGCTAACAGTAAAGTTACATACGGGTACTGAGTGCCCTCGAAGTTGAGCCACTTGACCCTTATGGAACCTCCCTATGCGGGGTCCTAGTAGAGCAGCCCCAACAAACGCCGCCACGCCTCCAAGAACATGCACAACACCACTTCCAGCAAAATCCTTGAATAAGTAACCAAATTAGTAGAGATAATGATTCAAATGTCATATTAAACTTATTAGAAGGGTCCTCATGAACCCTTTCATTATTGCGACAATGGCATCTATCTGTTTACATTACACACTGCAATGCGTTGAACTTAATGCAAGGTTATCACGACCGTTATATGATAATAGCATGAAATATTACTTTCTAAATTGATACTTACTTGATAAGCAACTGTACCAAAATCGTACTGGTAGCCTTCTGATAGCCAGCCTCCACCCCACGCCCAGTGCGTTACTACTGGGTAGATAAAAGCTGCAATAAAGACAAACACGTCTTAAATTCAAACTTCACTGTTATAAAATAGTAAACAAATGACCTATGAATCAATTTGCTGTTGTTGAATATTATGTATTGTGCA
The DNA window shown above is from Argopecten irradians isolate NY chromosome 8, Ai_NY, whole genome shotgun sequence and carries:
- the LOC138329090 gene encoding putative ammonium transporter 1 isoform X3, with the protein product MANISMDMASLTVLQTQIDQIRTNVDIFFLCVMGMCVIFMQCGFAFLEAGAVRSKNTTNILIKNVMDSFVSGASYWILGFAFAYGDGGSANKFIGASLFASSDLPDSRFAEFFFQYTFAATAATIVSGAMAERCEFIAYFAYSFCITAFIYPVVTHWAWGGGWLSEGYQYDFGTVAYQDFAGSGVVHVLGGVAAFVGAALLGPRIGRFHKGQVAQLRGHSVPIAALGGFILFFGFLAFNGGSQLAISNPGDGEAVALSIVNTIISASFAAFGSLLINRILPGLGNSWSLLVTINGALAGMVAACAGCNRMQPWGACIVGVFASISYTIWSWLMRKLRIDDPLDAVAVHFGGGLWGVISIAFLDREEGILLNWDQRSGYKLLWQFCGLGAIIAWTLVFSLLLFGSLKLFGLLRVPQDIEEKGLDIPKHGEPAYPPEAYGHGHVEHIMQVVQDKPTNVVQSYDNKAYERRVSGSGPYEHPEIRALTQNGHVFKTPGILNRTTSNGMSGSPIPETVKEEPEPEPESSTQNNDTSNSDRFMKNKITPKS